The Flavobacterium commune genome contains a region encoding:
- the hemH gene encoding ferrochelatase produces MKGVLLVNLGSPESPTPKDVKPYLDEFLMDKYVIDVPYLLRALLVRGIILRKRPEESAHAYAKIWWDEGSPLVVLSERMQQKVQPLVNVPVALAMRYGTMTIEKGLQELHDKGVTEVLLFPLYPQYAMASTLTILVKAEEIRKKKFPQMTFTDVPAFYNKPDYIQNLADSMKKHLEGFEYDHLLFSYHGIPERHIRKTDVTKSHCKIDGSCCNTPSPAHEFCYRHQCYETTKLVIEKLGIPKDKYSLTFQSRLAGDKWLEPYTDVEINNMPAKGIKKLAVVTPAFVSDCLETLEEIAMRAKEEFEENGGEDFLAIPCLNDDDEWCQTVGNWINDWAK; encoded by the coding sequence ATGAAAGGAGTATTATTAGTCAACTTAGGTTCACCGGAAAGTCCAACGCCAAAAGATGTAAAACCGTATTTAGACGAATTTTTAATGGATAAATACGTAATTGATGTTCCGTATTTGTTGCGTGCCTTATTAGTTCGTGGTATTATTTTAAGAAAAAGACCGGAAGAATCAGCTCATGCTTACGCAAAAATTTGGTGGGACGAAGGTTCGCCTTTAGTAGTTCTTTCTGAAAGAATGCAGCAAAAAGTACAGCCTTTAGTAAATGTTCCCGTGGCGCTGGCAATGCGTTACGGAACTATGACCATTGAAAAAGGATTACAGGAATTGCACGATAAAGGCGTTACCGAAGTATTGCTTTTCCCGTTGTATCCACAATATGCGATGGCTTCAACACTGACAATTTTAGTAAAAGCAGAAGAAATTCGTAAAAAGAAATTTCCTCAAATGACATTTACGGACGTTCCTGCGTTTTACAATAAACCAGATTATATTCAGAATTTGGCCGATTCGATGAAAAAACATTTAGAAGGTTTTGAATACGATCATTTGTTGTTTTCTTATCACGGAATTCCGGAGCGTCACATTCGTAAGACGGATGTAACCAAATCGCATTGTAAAATTGATGGTTCTTGTTGCAATACGCCATCACCGGCACACGAATTTTGTTACCGTCACCAGTGTTATGAAACCACAAAATTGGTAATTGAAAAATTAGGCATTCCAAAAGACAAATACAGTTTGACTTTTCAATCCCGATTAGCAGGCGACAAATGGTTGGAACCTTATACCGATGTTGAAATCAACAATATGCCGGCAAAAGGAATTAAAAAATTAGCTGTAGTAACTCCTGCTTTTGTTTCGGATTGCTTAGAAACATTAGAAGAAATTGCCATGCGAGCAAAAGAAGAATTTGAAGAAAATGGTGGTGAAGATTTCTTGGCAATTCCTTGTTTGAATGATGATGACGAATGGTGTCAAACGGTTGGGAACTGGATCAATGATTGGGCAAAATAG
- a CDS encoding AraC family transcriptional regulator, protein MEEEIKIDDDFILIRFQNNTDEVLTFQRPVQLGLIQFHFGLKGSANYIFNQGNYNLKLNEEKALLFYNTEKELPLNVEVAPKTWLISIFVSIKKFHGLFTNDAEHIPFLSKENQEKKYYNESDISPSMAIVLNQMFHYNLNPSIKNLYYKGKGYELLSLFFNRNEDPNAEQCPFLVDEENVLKIKKAKEVIIANMAEPPGLQELADQVGLNLKKLKMGFKQIYGDTVYGFLFDYKMDYARKLLDSGSYNVNEVGLKIGYSTGSHFIAAFKKKFGTTPKKYLMSINTNM, encoded by the coding sequence ATGGAGGAAGAAATAAAGATTGACGACGATTTTATTTTAATTCGTTTTCAAAATAATACTGATGAGGTTTTAACTTTTCAACGTCCTGTACAGCTGGGTTTAATCCAATTTCATTTCGGTTTAAAAGGAAGTGCCAACTATATTTTTAATCAGGGAAATTATAATTTAAAACTCAATGAAGAAAAAGCATTGTTGTTTTATAATACCGAAAAAGAATTGCCTCTAAATGTAGAAGTTGCTCCTAAAACCTGGTTGATTTCTATATTTGTTTCCATTAAAAAATTCCATGGATTGTTTACTAATGATGCCGAGCATATTCCGTTTTTGAGCAAAGAAAATCAGGAAAAAAAATATTATAACGAGAGTGATATCAGTCCGTCGATGGCTATTGTTTTGAACCAAATGTTTCATTACAATCTGAATCCGTCGATAAAAAACCTGTATTACAAAGGAAAAGGTTATGAATTATTGAGTCTTTTTTTCAATCGAAATGAAGATCCAAATGCGGAACAATGTCCGTTTTTAGTAGATGAAGAAAATGTGTTGAAAATCAAAAAAGCCAAAGAAGTTATTATTGCTAACATGGCCGAACCACCCGGATTACAGGAATTAGCCGATCAGGTAGGTTTGAATTTGAAAAAGCTCAAAATGGGTTTTAAGCAAATTTATGGTGACACCGTTTATGGTTTTCTGTTTGATTACAAAATGGATTATGCCCGAAAATTACTCGATAGTGGTTCTTATAATGTAAACGAAGTAGGCTTGAAAATAGGTTACAGTACCGGAAGTCATTTTATTGCGGCTTTTAAAAAGAAATTTGGAACCACTCCAAAAAAATATTTGATGTCGATTAATACTAATATGTAA
- a CDS encoding TolC family protein, protein MNKAIFKYINLRSGITLTLATLVFQSCVPTKITRETKDTLPDNFQNVVSTDTTNSAKIKWKEFFNDAQLAALIDTALVNNQELNIMLQQVDIAKNEIQARKGEYLPFVGIQAAAEVEKVGRYTSQGANDANTDIKPGEEFPEPLKNYKVGAFATWEVDVWKKLRNAKKAAVIEYLSSVEGKNFMVTNLIAEIADSYYELQALDNKLEILTQNLELQNNGLRTIRLQMQAAKATALGVKRLEAEVYKNTGELYSVKQEIIEAQNKLNFLIGRSPQAIQRDSEHFIDQKIDTVYSGIPSQLLTNRPDIRRAEYELQAAKLDTQVARANFYPSFTLRAGVGLESFKTKYLTTMPESLLYGLAGDMVAPLINRNAIKAQYYNANDKQLQAVFDYEKTVLNAHIEVLNGLSKIENLRQSYIQKEQQVAALKNSIEITNKLFSAARADYMEVLLTQRDALESKLQLVETKKDQMTARVNIYKSLGGGWN, encoded by the coding sequence ATGAATAAAGCAATTTTCAAATATATAAATCTAAGGTCAGGAATAACCCTGACCTTAGCAACCCTGGTCTTCCAAAGCTGTGTTCCTACCAAAATAACCCGGGAAACTAAAGACACTTTACCTGATAATTTTCAGAATGTTGTTTCTACAGACACTACTAATTCGGCCAAAATTAAATGGAAAGAATTCTTTAATGACGCGCAACTGGCTGCTCTTATCGATACGGCATTAGTAAACAATCAGGAGCTAAATATCATGCTGCAACAGGTTGACATAGCTAAGAATGAAATCCAGGCCCGAAAAGGGGAATACCTGCCGTTTGTAGGTATTCAGGCTGCTGCCGAAGTGGAAAAAGTAGGACGCTATACCAGCCAGGGAGCTAATGATGCTAATACTGATATCAAACCCGGTGAAGAATTCCCGGAACCTTTAAAAAATTATAAAGTTGGCGCATTTGCCACTTGGGAAGTGGATGTTTGGAAAAAACTGCGCAATGCCAAAAAAGCTGCGGTAATAGAATATCTTTCTTCTGTAGAAGGCAAGAATTTCATGGTAACCAATCTGATTGCCGAAATAGCTGATTCTTATTACGAATTGCAGGCTTTGGACAACAAACTGGAGATCCTTACCCAAAACTTAGAATTGCAAAATAACGGTTTAAGAACCATTCGACTTCAAATGCAGGCTGCCAAAGCAACAGCTCTGGGGGTTAAAAGATTGGAAGCAGAGGTGTATAAAAACACTGGAGAATTGTACTCAGTAAAACAGGAAATTATTGAGGCTCAAAACAAACTCAATTTCTTGATTGGTCGTTCACCACAAGCAATACAACGCGATTCGGAACATTTTATAGACCAGAAAATAGATACTGTCTATTCCGGTATTCCTTCACAGCTCTTGACTAATCGTCCTGATATCAGACGAGCCGAGTATGAATTGCAGGCAGCCAAACTGGATACACAGGTTGCCAGAGCTAATTTTTATCCGTCCTTTACGTTAAGAGCTGGTGTGGGATTAGAATCCTTCAAGACTAAATATCTTACTACAATGCCTGAATCTTTGTTGTACGGTTTAGCCGGCGATATGGTAGCTCCGTTAATCAACAGAAACGCTATTAAAGCCCAATATTACAATGCCAATGACAAACAACTACAGGCGGTATTTGATTACGAAAAAACCGTTTTAAATGCCCATATCGAGGTTCTCAATGGTTTATCTAAAATTGAAAATCTTAGACAGAGCTATATTCAAAAAGAACAACAGGTAGCTGCTTTAAAGAACTCTATCGAGATTACGAATAAACTTTTCAGCGCAGCCAGAGCCGATTACATGGAAGTTTTATTAACCCAACGCGATGCTTTAGAGTCCAAACTTCAATTAGTGGAAACTAAAAAAGATCAAATGACCGCCAGGGTAAATATCTACAAATCATTAGGCGGTGGATGGAATTAA
- a CDS encoding enoyl-CoA hydratase/isomerase family protein: MSYKNILIEKEQTIATITINRPEKLNALNKLTIQELHHAFSELEQNQDTRAIILTGSGEKAFVAGADIAEFARFSVEEGVQLAAQGQDTLFNFVENLKVPVIAAINGFALGGGLELAMACHIRVASNVARMGLPEVSLGIIPGYGGTQRLPQLIGKGRALEMILTAEMVTADEAYRTGLVNHVVGKEELLPYCNQIAQRIIKNSPAAISMAINAINANYKEGENGFETEIKSFGKCFGTVDFKEGTKAFLEKRKAVFTGE, encoded by the coding sequence ATGAGCTACAAAAATATTTTGATTGAAAAAGAGCAAACTATTGCAACTATTACTATTAATCGTCCGGAAAAATTAAATGCTTTAAATAAACTGACTATTCAGGAATTGCATCATGCTTTTTCTGAATTGGAACAAAATCAGGATACGCGAGCTATTATTTTGACAGGAAGTGGAGAGAAAGCATTTGTTGCGGGAGCTGATATTGCTGAATTTGCCCGTTTTTCGGTAGAAGAAGGAGTACAACTTGCAGCTCAGGGACAGGATACCTTATTTAATTTTGTCGAAAATTTAAAAGTCCCGGTTATTGCTGCCATCAATGGATTTGCTCTTGGAGGTGGTTTAGAATTAGCTATGGCCTGTCATATTCGTGTGGCTTCTAATGTTGCCCGAATGGGGCTTCCGGAAGTCTCATTAGGAATAATTCCCGGTTATGGAGGAACACAACGCTTGCCGCAATTAATAGGCAAAGGTCGCGCTCTTGAAATGATTCTTACAGCTGAAATGGTTACAGCTGATGAAGCTTACAGAACAGGTTTAGTAAACCACGTAGTAGGGAAGGAAGAGTTGTTGCCTTACTGCAATCAAATAGCACAAAGGATTATTAAAAACTCTCCGGCAGCCATTAGTATGGCTATAAACGCCATTAATGCTAATTACAAAGAAGGGGAGAACGGTTTTGAAACAGAAATAAAATCCTTTGGAAAATGTTTTGGAACTGTAGATTTCAAAGAGGGAACCAAAGCCTTTTTAGAGAAAAGAAAAGCGGTTTTTACGGGGGAGTAA
- a CDS encoding sensor histidine kinase, translating to MIVVIIVSSILLASISIVQFKNEAKEYHRERLERKENAVREHINYVLSTTTYPLTTENLELIFKDKIHELAHIHNTEINVYDLEGKLLKSSKESFSVDKTAAPIPKYILKLVRSSIEKRYEDIKTINGIKNRSSFTQIKDDKFKPLGVLNLPYQEDDGFYDKELNSFLIRLGQVYSFMLIVAFGLAYFLSSYITKSLKTISDKLNETSLNQKNEKILLTASSKEINLLINAYNQMVDELEKSAIKLAQSEREEAWREMAKQVAHEIKNPLTPMRLTVQSFQRKFNPEDPNILQKMKDYSETLIQQIDTMSAVASAFSNFASMPAQQNETLNVVEVVELALDIFNEEHIIFESDSPEIISKIDRTQLIRIITNLVKNAIQSIPEEQETKTVKVTVKKESNNVLILVEDNGIGIKAEDMNRIFEPKFTTKSSGMGLGLGIIKNIIENYKGTIVFDTEFGKGTCFTVALPIINS from the coding sequence ATGATCGTAGTGATAATTGTTTCCTCGATTTTATTAGCTTCAATTTCTATTGTTCAGTTTAAAAATGAAGCTAAAGAATACCATCGTGAACGATTAGAGCGAAAAGAAAATGCGGTTCGGGAACATATCAATTATGTGCTTTCAACTACTACTTATCCGCTAACAACTGAAAATCTGGAGTTGATTTTTAAGGATAAAATTCACGAATTAGCCCATATTCATAATACTGAAATTAATGTTTATGATTTAGAAGGAAAGTTATTGAAATCCTCAAAAGAGTCTTTTTCGGTAGATAAAACAGCAGCCCCTATTCCAAAATACATTCTTAAATTAGTTCGTTCTTCGATTGAAAAACGGTATGAAGACATTAAAACCATTAACGGAATAAAAAATAGATCGTCGTTTACCCAAATTAAAGACGATAAATTCAAGCCATTGGGGGTTTTAAACTTACCTTATCAGGAAGATGATGGGTTTTATGACAAAGAATTAAACAGTTTTTTAATTCGTCTAGGTCAGGTGTATTCTTTTATGTTGATTGTGGCTTTTGGACTGGCTTATTTTCTTTCGTCTTACATTACAAAATCACTGAAAACTATTTCAGATAAATTGAATGAAACCAGTTTGAATCAAAAAAACGAGAAGATCTTACTCACGGCCAGCAGTAAAGAAATCAATTTGTTGATTAATGCTTATAACCAAATGGTAGATGAACTGGAAAAAAGTGCCATCAAATTAGCACAAAGTGAGAGAGAAGAAGCCTGGCGTGAAATGGCAAAACAGGTGGCACATGAGATTAAAAATCCGCTAACACCAATGCGATTGACAGTGCAGAGTTTTCAGCGAAAATTTAATCCTGAGGATCCTAATATTTTGCAAAAAATGAAAGATTACTCCGAAACCTTAATTCAGCAAATTGATACGATGAGTGCTGTTGCTTCTGCCTTTTCGAATTTTGCTTCGATGCCGGCGCAACAAAATGAGACTTTGAATGTGGTAGAGGTGGTAGAATTAGCTTTGGATATTTTTAATGAAGAGCATATTATTTTCGAAAGTGATTCACCGGAGATAATTTCTAAAATAGATCGAACACAATTAATTCGAATTATTACTAACTTAGTAAAAAATGCCATTCAGTCCATTCCGGAGGAACAAGAAACTAAAACAGTAAAAGTAACGGTGAAAAAAGAATCCAATAATGTTTTAATTCTGGTTGAAGATAACGGAATAGGAATAAAAGCTGAAGATATGAATCGGATTTTCGAACCTAAGTTTACTACCAAAAGTAGTGGAATGGGACTAGGATTAGGTATTATAAAAAATATTATTGAAAACTATAAAGGAACAATTGTCTTTGATACTGAATTCGGAAAAGGAACTTGTTTTACAGTTGCTCTCCCAATTATTAACTCTTAA
- a CDS encoding CopD family protein, with product MEYYNYLKSLHLIFVITWFAGLFYIVRLFVYQIEAADKPSPEKEILQKQFKIMSYRLWYIITWPSAILASIFAFWMLFFTPTGNAWLQMPWMHVKLGFVFVLYLYHLKCHQIFKQLQNDAVKYTTNFMRLWNEGATIILFAVVFLVILKNAVNWIYGVIGIVLFSVLIMLGFKFYKRIRERKQ from the coding sequence ATGGAATATTACAACTACCTAAAATCGCTACATTTAATTTTTGTAATCACCTGGTTCGCCGGACTTTTTTATATTGTTCGCTTGTTTGTGTATCAAATTGAAGCAGCCGATAAACCTTCTCCCGAAAAGGAGATTTTGCAAAAACAATTCAAAATCATGAGTTACAGGCTGTGGTATATTATCACCTGGCCATCGGCAATTTTAGCGAGTATTTTTGCTTTTTGGATGTTGTTCTTTACCCCTACGGGAAATGCCTGGTTGCAAATGCCCTGGATGCATGTTAAACTTGGCTTTGTTTTTGTGTTGTATTTGTATCATTTAAAATGCCACCAAATATTTAAACAATTGCAAAATGATGCCGTAAAATACACGACAAATTTCATGCGTCTGTGGAATGAAGGAGCTACCATCATTCTTTTTGCAGTAGTGTTTTTAGTGATTTTAAAAAATGCTGTTAACTGGATTTATGGTGTAATTGGGATTGTATTATTTTCGGTTTTAATCATGCTGGGTTTTAAATTTTATAAAAGAATTAGAGAGAGAAAACAGTAA
- a CDS encoding YceI family protein — MKNTIVIAILLISSWSIAQEKIISKSAVITFEASVPSFEEVKATNKNVTLVLNSKTGEIASLALIKGFRFKVALMEEHFNENYIESDKYPKALFKGKIEGFDVNSLTSSPKEFIINGKLELHGKTFVIKAVAKISQTNSGINLKSNFSVNASDFDIAIPAVVKNKVANKINIQVDAVLK, encoded by the coding sequence ATGAAAAACACTATAGTAATAGCAATTTTGTTAATATCAAGTTGGTCAATTGCTCAAGAAAAAATCATTAGTAAATCGGCAGTGATTACTTTTGAAGCTTCGGTTCCTTCTTTTGAAGAAGTAAAAGCAACGAATAAAAATGTAACCTTAGTTCTAAATTCTAAAACAGGCGAAATAGCCAGTTTAGCTTTAATAAAAGGTTTTCGGTTTAAAGTAGCGTTGATGGAAGAACATTTTAATGAAAATTATATAGAAAGTGATAAGTATCCTAAAGCTTTGTTTAAAGGAAAAATAGAAGGATTTGATGTTAATAGTTTAACCTCAAGTCCAAAGGAATTTATCATCAACGGAAAACTGGAACTTCACGGAAAAACGTTTGTAATTAAGGCGGTTGCTAAAATAAGTCAGACTAATTCAGGGATTAATTTGAAGTCTAATTTTTCAGTCAACGCCAGCGATTTTGATATTGCAATACCGGCCGTGGTTAAGAATAAAGTGGCCAATAAAATCAATATTCAGGTTGATGCTGTTTTGAAATAA